The nucleotide sequence GTGCCGGCCGGACTCTGCATCGCGATCATCGGCGTCGCGCTCTCGCTCATCAACTTCGGCATCGACGAGTACGTCAATCCGAGGCTGCGGTCGGCCGGTGAGCGGGCCAGGGCGATGAAGAAGAAGGGGCTGAACGTGAACGATGCCGTCACGGCCGTCCGCAGCGTGCCCCTGCCGAAGAAGGCCCCCGATCCCGTATCGTCGGCGACCTCGTCCGACGACTCGGACCCTGCCGACTCCTCGAACCAGAACACGAACCAGAACACGAAGTGATGACCTCCCAGACTCTGACGACGCAGCTCCCGTACCACGACCCCGCTCTCTCGATCCCCGAACGTGTGGCCGACCTCCTCAGCAGGATGACGCTGGAGGAGAAGGTCGGGCAGATGCTGCAGCTCGACGCCCGCGACGACATCGACGACCACGTGCTCCGGCGGCACGCGGGGTCGATCCTGCACGCCTCGGACGAGCGTCTGCGGCGGGCCGCGGGCCTGGTCGCGCAGACCCGGCTCGGCATCCCGCTGCTCGTGGGCGAGGACTGCATCCACGGCCACTCGTTCTGGCCCGGAGGCACGATCTACCCCACGCAGCTCGGCATGGCCGCCTCCTGGGATCCGGCTCTCGTGGAGCGCGTCGCGCGGGCGACGGCCGAGGAGGTCGCGGCGACCGGCATCCACTGGACGTTCTCGCCGGTGCTGTGCATCGCCCGCGACCTGCGCTGGGGACGGGTGGGGGAGACCTTCGGGGAGGACCCGTTCCTGATCGGGGAGCTCGCGAGCGCGATGGTGCGCGGGTATCAGGGAGACGGCCTCGACGATCCGACGGCCATCCTCGCGACGGCCAAGCACTTCGCCGGCTACTCCGAGACGCAGGGCGGACGCGACGCCAGCGAGGCGGACATCTCCCCGCGCAAGCTGCGTTCCTGGTTCCTGCCGCCGTTCGAGCGGGTGGCGCGTGAGGGGTGCCGCACCTTCATGCTCGGGTACCAGACGACCGACGGGGTGCCGATCACGCTGAACGAGTGGCTGCTCAGCGACGTGCTCCGCGGCGAGTGGGGCTACACCGGCACCCTCATCACCGACTGGGACAACGTGGGCCGGATGGTGTGGGAGCAGCGGGTGCAGCCCGACCTCACCCATGCCGCGGCCGCGGCCGTGCGCGCCGGGAACGACATGGTGATGACCACGCCCGGGTTCTTCGAGGGGGCGCTGGACGCGGTCGCCCGGGGGCTGCTGCCGGAGGACGCGTTCGACGACGCGGTCTCCCGCATCCTCGCGCTGAAGTTCGAGCTGGGACTCTTCGAGGACCCGCGGCTGCCCCGCGACGACGTGTCCGCCGTGGTCGGCAGCGCCGCGCACGCAGGCCTCAACCTCGAGATCGCACGCCGGTCCCTCGTGCTCCTCGAGAACGACGGGGTGCTGCCGCTGGATGCCGCGGCACCGCTGCGGGTGGCGGTGACCGGACCGCTCGCGGACGATGCGCAGACGCAGCTCGGTGACTGGGCCGGCGGTTCGGGCCAGGCAGGATGGCTCGACGGACAGCCCCGCGAGATGATCACCACCGTGCTCGACGGACTGCGGGCGGTCGACGGGTGGAGCGTGACCTCGACGCGTGGGGCGGACATCCTCACGCTCGCCGACGACCCCCGCGGCACGCACTTCCCGGACAACCAGCCGCGTCCTCCCGTGGTGCAGCCGTGCCCGCCGGATCCCGCGCTGATCGCGGAGGCGGTCGCGGACGCGGAGGCCGCGGACGTCGTGGTCGCGGTGGTCGGCGATCGCATCGAGCTCGTCGGCGAAGGGCGGTCCACCGCCACGCTGGAGCTCATCGGCGGACAGAACGCCCTGCTCGACGCCCTCATCGACACCGGGAAGCCCGTCGTCGTGGTGCTGCTGGCCTCCAAGCCCCTCGTGCTCCCGGCGTCGGTGCAGCGCGCGGCGGCGGTGATCTGGGCGGCCAGCCCCGGGATGCAGGGCGGCCGGGCGCTCGCGGATCTCCTCTCGGGGGCAGTGGAGCCGTCGGGCCGGCTGCCGATCTCGTTCGCGCGGCATGCGGGGCAGCAGCCGACCTACTACAACCAGATCCGCGGTCAGCATGGCGACCGCTATGCCGACCTCACCCAGTCGCCCGCATGGGCCTTCGGCGAGGGGCGGTCGTACACGACCGTGGCATATGCCGACCTCGAGCTGGAGCGGGATGACCTGCGCCTCGGCGACACCGTGGTCGGGCACGTGACCGTGACGAACACGGGCGCGCGGCCGGTCCGCGAGACGGTGCAGGCCTACGTGCGGGACGAGGTGACGAGCGTCAGCTGGACCGACCGCGAGCTCAAGGCCTTCCGTCAGGTCGACCTCGCGCCGGAGGAGAGCGCCCGCGTGCGGATCGAGGTCCCCGTCGCCGACTGCACGATCGTGACCGCCGCCGGCGTCCGGACGGTGGAGCCCGGCGCCTTCACCCTCCTCGTCGGCCCCAGCTCCCGCGAGGAGCACCTCCTCCCCGCGCCCTTCGAGATCTCCCCTTCCTGATTCCCCGAGACCCCGCCGTTTCCGCGCAGTGGAGGCGGGGTCTCGGCGCTCGATTTGATCTCAAGTGCACTTGAGGTTTTACGGTGGAGGGCGTGAGTAGGACAGGGATCGAGTCGCGATGACGTACGTGATCGCGCTGCCGTGCGTCGACCTCAAGGACAAGGCCTGCGTCGACGAGTGTCCCGTCGACTGCATCTACGAGGGGGAGCGCACGCTCTACATCCACCCCGACGAGTGCGTGGACTGCGGCGCCTGCGAGCCCGTCTGCCCCGTCGAGGCGATCTACTACGAGGACGACCTGCCCGACGAATGGCAGGACTACTACAAGGTCAACGTGGAGTTCTTCGACGAGATCGGCTCGCCCGGAGGCGCCGCCCGCACCGGACTCCTCCCGCACGACCATCCCCTCGTCGCCGCCCTCCCCCCGCAGGAGGTGCACGAGTGAGCCCGCGCATCGCGATCGTCGACGCGGACCCGCCCCTGGACCTCCCGGGCGTGGTGGACTGGGAGGGATGGTTGCGCATCGACGAGGCCGAGCGCCGCGCCGGAGCCCTCCGCGGACGCGAGCGCACGAAGCTCGTCGACCGCGAGGCCATGCGCGCCCACGCGACACCCACCCCCATCCCTCTCGAGGAGAGCACCCGATGACCCCCGACCCGCACACCACCCCGCACCCCGCCGCCCCGGTGCCGACACCGGTCGGGGAGGGGCTCAAGGCGGCGTTCCGGACCCACCCCGCCGGCGTCGCCATCATCACGGCGCAGGGTCCGGACGGCCCCGTCGGCCTCACGGCGTCGAGCGTGTCGTCGGTCGCGGTCGATCCGGCGGCGATCGTGTTCTCGGTGACCAGGGCGACCGGCAGCGCCGGGGCCATCCTCGGAGCCGAGACCTTCGTCGTGCACCTCATCGACGACGAGCACTCCGCGCTCGCCCAGAGCTTCGCGGTGAGCGGTTCCGAGCGCTTCACGCCCGAGCAGGGCTGGACGACGCTGCCCACCGGCGAGCCGCACCTGGCCGAGGCCCGTGTCGCCCTGCGCTGCCGGGCGATCCAGACCGTGCCCGTCGGCTCGTCGACCGTGGTGATCGCGGAGGTGCTCGAGGTGCTGACGGGCCGCCCCGCCCGCCCGCTCGTGTACATCGACCGCCGTTTCCACGCCCTGTCCCACGACACCGCTCTCTGACCCCGTCACGAAAGGAACACCATCATGTCCACTCCGTACACGCTTCCCGAACTGCCCTACGACTACTCCGCGCTCGAGCCGCACATCTCCGGCAAGATCATGGAGCTGCACCACTCCAAGCACCACCAGGCCTACGTGACCGGCGCGAACACGGCGCTGGAGCAGCTCGCGGCGGCCCGCGACAGCGGCGACCTCGGAGCGGTGAACAAGCTCGAGAAGGACCTCGCGTTCAACCTCGGCGGTCACATCAACCACTCCGTGTTCTGGCAGAACCTCTCGCCCGAGGGTGGCGGGGCGCCGGAGGGTGAGCTGTCGGCGGCTCTCGCGGACTCGTTCGGCTCGATCGACGGCTTCCGCGCGCACTTCACCGCGACCGCGCTCGGAGTGCAGGGCTCCGGCTGGGCCGTTCTCGCCTGGGACTCCGTGGGCGCTCGCCCCGTGATCTTCCAGCTCTTCGACCAGCAGGGCAACGTGCCGCTCGGCGTGACGCCGCTGCTGCAGCTGGACGTGTGGGAGCACGCCTACTACCTCGACTACCTCAACGTCCGCGCCGACTACGTCAAGGCGTTCTGGAACCTCGTGAACTGGC is from Microbacterium sp. BLY and encodes:
- a CDS encoding superoxide dismutase, which encodes MSTPYTLPELPYDYSALEPHISGKIMELHHSKHHQAYVTGANTALEQLAAARDSGDLGAVNKLEKDLAFNLGGHINHSVFWQNLSPEGGGAPEGELSAALADSFGSIDGFRAHFTATALGVQGSGWAVLAWDSVGARPVIFQLFDQQGNVPLGVTPLLQLDVWEHAYYLDYLNVRADYVKAFWNLVNWPDVQRRFETARTATAGLIVP
- a CDS encoding glycoside hydrolase family 3 N-terminal domain-containing protein; translated protein: MTSQTLTTQLPYHDPALSIPERVADLLSRMTLEEKVGQMLQLDARDDIDDHVLRRHAGSILHASDERLRRAAGLVAQTRLGIPLLVGEDCIHGHSFWPGGTIYPTQLGMAASWDPALVERVARATAEEVAATGIHWTFSPVLCIARDLRWGRVGETFGEDPFLIGELASAMVRGYQGDGLDDPTAILATAKHFAGYSETQGGRDASEADISPRKLRSWFLPPFERVAREGCRTFMLGYQTTDGVPITLNEWLLSDVLRGEWGYTGTLITDWDNVGRMVWEQRVQPDLTHAAAAAVRAGNDMVMTTPGFFEGALDAVARGLLPEDAFDDAVSRILALKFELGLFEDPRLPRDDVSAVVGSAAHAGLNLEIARRSLVLLENDGVLPLDAAAPLRVAVTGPLADDAQTQLGDWAGGSGQAGWLDGQPREMITTVLDGLRAVDGWSVTSTRGADILTLADDPRGTHFPDNQPRPPVVQPCPPDPALIAEAVADAEAADVVVAVVGDRIELVGEGRSTATLELIGGQNALLDALIDTGKPVVVVLLASKPLVLPASVQRAAAVIWAASPGMQGGRALADLLSGAVEPSGRLPISFARHAGQQPTYYNQIRGQHGDRYADLTQSPAWAFGEGRSYTTVAYADLELERDDLRLGDTVVGHVTVTNTGARPVRETVQAYVRDEVTSVSWTDRELKAFRQVDLAPEESARVRIEVPVADCTIVTAAGVRTVEPGAFTLLVGPSSREEHLLPAPFEISPS
- the fdxA gene encoding ferredoxin; translated protein: MTYVIALPCVDLKDKACVDECPVDCIYEGERTLYIHPDECVDCGACEPVCPVEAIYYEDDLPDEWQDYYKVNVEFFDEIGSPGGAARTGLLPHDHPLVAALPPQEVHE
- a CDS encoding flavin reductase family protein → MTPDPHTTPHPAAPVPTPVGEGLKAAFRTHPAGVAIITAQGPDGPVGLTASSVSSVAVDPAAIVFSVTRATGSAGAILGAETFVVHLIDDEHSALAQSFAVSGSERFTPEQGWTTLPTGEPHLAEARVALRCRAIQTVPVGSSTVVIAEVLEVLTGRPARPLVYIDRRFHALSHDTAL